In Phyllopteryx taeniolatus isolate TA_2022b chromosome 8, UOR_Ptae_1.2, whole genome shotgun sequence, one genomic interval encodes:
- the ppm1lb gene encoding protein phosphatase, Mg2+/Mn2+ dependent, 1Lb isoform X5, translating to MSYPSILEQQILMLDREMLEKLSATYNEAGTTCLVALLSDKELTVANVGDSRGVLCDKDGNAIPLSHDHKPYQLKERKRIKKAGGFISFNGSWRVQGILAMSRSLGDYTLKNLNVVIPDPDVLSFDLNKLQPEFMILASDGLWDTFSNEEAVRFVRERLDEPHFGAKSIVLQSYYRGCPDNITVMVVKFKGKTGAQ from the exons ATGTCCTACCCGTCTATCCTGGAGCAGCAGATCTTGATGTTAGACCGAGAAATGTTGGAAAAACTCTCTGCCACATACAATGAAgcag gCACCACATGTCTGGTGGCCCTGCTGTCCGATAAGGAACTGACTGTCGCCAACGTCGGCGACTCGCGTGGAGTCCTGTGTGATAAAGACGGCAACGCCATTCCTCTATCTCACGACCACAAGCCGTACCAGCTAAAAGAGCGCAAGAGGATCAAGAAAGCTG GCGGTTTCATCAGTTTCAACGGTTCGTGGCGCGTGCAGGGCATCCTGGCCATGTCCCGCTCCCTGGGCGACTACACCCTGAAGAATCTCAACGTGGTCATCCCCGATCCCGACGTCCTCTCCTTCGACCTGAACAAGCTGCAGCCCGAGTTCATGATACTGGCGTCGGATGGCCTCTGGGACACCTTCAGCAACGAAGAGGCCGTGCGTTTCGTCCGCGAACGCCTGGACGAGCCGCACTTCGGCGCCAAGAGCATCGTCCTCCAGTCGTACTACCGCGGCTGCCCCGACAACATCACCGTCATGGTGGTCAAGTTCAAAGGCAAGACCGGTGCGCAATAG
- the ppm1lb gene encoding protein phosphatase, Mg2+/Mn2+ dependent, 1Lb isoform X4, which produces MKPVATYWVLAAADYAKAHLPEALRQQLLTYERERERNREKDKEKNGKTEGMSYPSILEQQILMLDREMLEKLSATYNEAGTTCLVALLSDKELTVANVGDSRGVLCDKDGNAIPLSHDHKPYQLKERKRIKKAGGFISFNGSWRVQGILAMSRSLGDYTLKNLNVVIPDPDVLSFDLNKLQPEFMILASDGLWDTFSNEEAVRFVRERLDEPHFGAKSIVLQSYYRGCPDNITVMVVKFKGKTGAQ; this is translated from the exons GCTGCTGCTGACTATGCAAAGGCTCACCTGCCGGAGGCGCTTCGCCAGCAGCTGCTAACCTATGAACGTGAGCGAGAGCGGAATAGGGAAAAGGATAAAGAGAAGAATGGCAAAACGGAAGGCATGTCCTACCCGTCTATCCTGGAGCAGCAGATCTTGATGTTAGACCGAGAAATGTTGGAAAAACTCTCTGCCACATACAATGAAgcag gCACCACATGTCTGGTGGCCCTGCTGTCCGATAAGGAACTGACTGTCGCCAACGTCGGCGACTCGCGTGGAGTCCTGTGTGATAAAGACGGCAACGCCATTCCTCTATCTCACGACCACAAGCCGTACCAGCTAAAAGAGCGCAAGAGGATCAAGAAAGCTG GCGGTTTCATCAGTTTCAACGGTTCGTGGCGCGTGCAGGGCATCCTGGCCATGTCCCGCTCCCTGGGCGACTACACCCTGAAGAATCTCAACGTGGTCATCCCCGATCCCGACGTCCTCTCCTTCGACCTGAACAAGCTGCAGCCCGAGTTCATGATACTGGCGTCGGATGGCCTCTGGGACACCTTCAGCAACGAAGAGGCCGTGCGTTTCGTCCGCGAACGCCTGGACGAGCCGCACTTCGGCGCCAAGAGCATCGTCCTCCAGTCGTACTACCGCGGCTGCCCCGACAACATCACCGTCATGGTGGTCAAGTTCAAAGGCAAGACCGGTGCGCAATAG
- the LOC133482631 gene encoding ADP-ribosylation factor-like protein 14 → MGMHGSKPRRQAQVLMLGLDESGKSTLLYKLKYNERVVTVPTVGFNVETLETDRSSPGLTVWDVGGQKKMRPHWKHHYADTAGLVFVVDSADPGRLEEARKELHWVLTYESLKGVPLIVLSNKQDLRGALSPEAVCQMLDLRRVCEGSRPWFIQPCSGITGTGLEEGFRRMVYLMKTPLRQTQEDIQVKMKSKGFRITALLCG, encoded by the exons ATGGGGATGCACGGTTCCAAGCCTCGGAGGCAAGCACAGGTCCTGATGCTGGGCCTGGACGAATCCGGGAAGAGCACTTTGCTCTACAAACTCAAGTACAATGAAAGGGTGGTGACGGTGCCCACCGTTGGCTTCAACGTGGAGACGCTGGAGACGGACAGGAGCAGCCCGGGTCTCACCGTCTGGGATGTGGGCGGCCAGAAGAAGATGAGGCCTCACTGGAAGCATCACTACGCCGACACGGCCGGGCTGGTGTTTGTGGTGGACAGCGCGGACCCCGGGAGGCTGGAGGAGGCACGCAAAGAGCTCCATTGG GTGTTGACGTATGAGAGCCTGAAAGGCGTTCCTCTGATTGTCCTCTCCAACAAACAGGATCTGCGCGGGGCTCTGAGTCCCGAAGCGGTCTGCCAGATGCTGGACCTGAGGCGAGTGTGTGAGGGCAGCAGGCCGTGGTTCATCCAGCCCTGCTCGGGCATCACGGGCACAGGGCTGGAGGAAGGTTTCAGGAGGATGGTGTACCTGATGAAGACCCCGCTTAGACAGACACAAGAGGACATCCAGGTCAAGATGAAGTCAAAGGGCTTCAGGATCACGGCCTTGTTATGCGGCTGA